Proteins from a genomic interval of Polaribacter sp. Q13:
- a CDS encoding family 16 glycosylhydrolase, with product MIQFKRYTFIALSGLLTLASVSCAQNKATDKVKTEITTPMPFSDQENKDGWVLNEELSDEFKGTEIDTTRWFVEGLNDQYYIWKGRAPSQFVAKNVIVEDGKLKLRTAWEPDYPFIKESYGDGNMGTSQYGIYKDGTPMPVTTAGVLTHKRFLYGYMEVKSKVGNAAITGAFWAIGHEQELDVYELMGNPKNKGNIRADSYLATAHDWRPPAQRPTKIFNHDENLDFRTADDFHVYGAEWGVDYLKLFIDGKLIRHFTQDQLGTSFVLNNPMEIWLDSEIFFWLGMPHKEELPVDFEIEYMRVWQKPTDNLLAKDAAFYGFEGPILFEENGRPLTLLPESSVPDEYQKFWDINEGSAKYLSIAYGDYYQGVNSLEFSGFSKTESLEVEKAVAMAPEGSLKLAAGEYTISAKVWLDQGVIADKIHVVLQDPELEVTFGDLRKLPRREWITVESTISRTVASGEKDAIAIEIRKKDLPKTRAAKLLIDNIVIKKK from the coding sequence ATGATACAATTTAAGAGGTATACTTTTATCGCATTATCCGGATTATTAACACTTGCTAGTGTAAGTTGTGCACAAAATAAAGCAACTGATAAAGTTAAAACAGAAATAACAACTCCAATGCCATTTTCTGATCAAGAAAATAAAGATGGTTGGGTGTTAAATGAAGAACTAAGTGATGAATTTAAGGGAACTGAAATAGATACAACAAGATGGTTTGTAGAGGGCTTAAATGATCAATATTATATTTGGAAAGGACGTGCTCCTTCTCAATTTGTTGCAAAAAATGTAATTGTAGAAGATGGTAAGTTAAAGCTAAGAACAGCTTGGGAACCAGATTATCCATTTATTAAAGAAAGCTATGGCGACGGAAATATGGGGACTTCTCAATATGGTATTTATAAAGACGGAACGCCAATGCCAGTTACCACAGCGGGTGTTTTAACGCACAAACGTTTTTTATATGGATATATGGAGGTGAAATCTAAAGTTGGTAATGCAGCAATTACAGGTGCATTTTGGGCAATTGGTCATGAGCAAGAATTAGATGTGTATGAGTTAATGGGGAATCCTAAAAATAAAGGAAACATTAGAGCAGATTCTTATTTAGCAACTGCACACGATTGGAGACCACCAGCACAAAGACCAACTAAAATATTTAATCATGATGAAAATTTAGATTTTAGAACGGCAGATGATTTTCATGTGTACGGAGCAGAATGGGGTGTAGATTATTTAAAATTATTTATTGATGGAAAATTAATTCGTCATTTTACACAAGATCAATTAGGGACTTCTTTTGTATTGAATAATCCGATGGAAATTTGGTTAGATTCAGAGATCTTCTTTTGGTTAGGGATGCCGCATAAAGAAGAGTTACCTGTAGATTTCGAAATTGAATATATGAGAGTTTGGCAAAAACCAACAGATAATTTGTTAGCTAAAGATGCTGCTTTTTATGGTTTTGAAGGGCCTATTTTGTTTGAAGAAAACGGAAGACCTTTAACCTTATTACCAGAAAGTTCTGTGCCAGATGAGTATCAGAAATTTTGGGATATCAATGAAGGTTCAGCTAAATATTTATCAATTGCTTACGGAGATTATTACCAAGGTGTAAATAGTTTAGAATTTTCTGGGTTTAGTAAAACGGAAAGTTTAGAAGTAGAAAAAGCAGTGGCTATGGCACCAGAAGGTTCATTAAAGTTAGCCGCTGGTGAGTATACAATTTCTGCAAAAGTTTGGTTAGATCAAGGAGTTATTGCAGATAAAATTCATGTTGTTTTACAAGATCCTGAGTTAGAAGTAACTTTTGGAGATCTTAGAAAACTTCCAAGACGTGAATGGATTACGGTAGAAAGTACTATTTCTAGAACAGTAGCATCTGGAGAAAAAGATGCCATTGCAATTGAAATCAGAAAAAAAGATTTACCTAAAACAAGAGCAGCAAAACTTTTGATAGACAATATTGTTATCAAGAAAAAATAA
- a CDS encoding RagB/SusD family nutrient uptake outer membrane protein, producing MKKIKLIYLFAAIGFFSMTSCEDVLDTDSLGSYPNDLIFSDPTQLEKVVYSAYNSTNGWALNKSIWWARRFNVEVGSFEAKFNFKDLDRLRLRGNGWTALNPGDFNNKWRDYFLFINEINQFLDNVDESEAMKTDADLVNVLKAEMKFLRANIYAKMVKMFGGLPIFETAFGLGSEFNIPRNSYEECVAFIVKELDEAAAVLPVTRPASEFGRATKLAALAVKSRTLLFAASKLHDPATLPSGPLYDYTKATKWKDAADAAKAVIDLVGARDLIATPDAAAYQKLFLSANQDILFARPYGETLYDFGLDVNSLPDQTQSPSGYGGWALSSPTHNFALEFNMADGSSTSGATFNAATPNANREMRYYADLNYQGANFRGRSVDYSLSDSIGVAPNRVPAFPHGLDSSEGLGNVRHSSKTGYNIRKFQDESLTRVTDVSAGRPYILYRLAEVYLNYAEAQAELNNDIEAKIFLNKVSTRALQPEITVTGDALKEAIKRERRIELAFEGHNFWDERRWMNPDNLGFDIKGLKWKKEVSGVLTHTEYTVVTRPWFDKEYYLPIPNQEIQKAPALIQNDGY from the coding sequence ATGAAAAAAATAAAATTAATATATTTATTTGCAGCTATTGGGTTTTTCTCGATGACGAGTTGTGAAGATGTTTTAGATACAGATTCTTTAGGTTCTTACCCTAATGATTTAATTTTTAGTGACCCAACTCAATTAGAAAAGGTAGTTTATTCTGCTTATAATAGTACAAATGGATGGGCTTTAAACAAATCTATTTGGTGGGCTAGAAGATTTAATGTAGAAGTGGGGTCTTTTGAAGCGAAGTTTAATTTTAAAGATTTAGACAGGCTTAGACTTAGAGGAAATGGATGGACTGCTCTAAATCCGGGAGATTTTAATAATAAATGGAGAGATTATTTTCTTTTTATTAATGAAATTAATCAGTTTTTAGACAATGTAGATGAAAGTGAAGCCATGAAAACTGATGCAGATCTGGTAAATGTTTTAAAAGCAGAAATGAAGTTTTTAAGAGCTAATATTTATGCGAAGATGGTTAAAATGTTTGGGGGTTTACCAATTTTTGAAACTGCTTTTGGTTTAGGGTCAGAGTTTAATATTCCAAGAAACTCTTACGAAGAATGTGTTGCTTTTATAGTGAAAGAATTAGACGAGGCTGCAGCTGTTTTACCAGTTACAAGACCAGCGTCTGAATTTGGTAGAGCTACAAAATTAGCGGCATTAGCTGTTAAGTCTAGAACGTTATTATTTGCAGCTAGTAAATTACACGATCCAGCTACATTACCTAGTGGTCCTCTATATGATTACACAAAAGCAACAAAATGGAAAGATGCAGCAGATGCAGCAAAAGCTGTAATTGATTTAGTGGGTGCAAGAGATTTAATTGCTACGCCAGATGCAGCAGCATATCAAAAGCTATTTTTATCTGCAAATCAAGACATTCTTTTTGCAAGACCATACGGAGAAACTTTATATGATTTTGGTTTAGATGTTAACTCTTTACCAGATCAAACACAGTCGCCAAGTGGTTATGGTGGTTGGGCTTTATCTTCTCCTACACATAATTTTGCTTTAGAGTTTAATATGGCAGATGGTTCTAGTACAAGTGGTGCTACTTTTAATGCTGCAACGCCAAATGCAAATAGAGAAATGAGATATTATGCCGATTTAAACTACCAAGGAGCTAACTTTAGAGGAAGATCTGTAGATTATTCATTGTCAGATTCTATAGGGGTTGCACCTAATAGAGTACCGGCCTTTCCTCATGGATTGGATTCTTCAGAAGGATTAGGGAATGTTCGTCATTCTTCAAAAACGGGATACAACATTAGAAAATTTCAAGATGAGAGCCTTACGAGAGTCACAGATGTATCTGCAGGACGTCCATATATTTTATATCGTTTGGCAGAAGTGTACTTAAATTATGCAGAAGCACAAGCAGAATTAAATAATGATATAGAAGCAAAAATTTTCTTAAATAAAGTTTCTACACGAGCATTACAGCCTGAAATTACAGTAACGGGAGATGCTCTTAAAGAAGCGATAAAAAGAGAAAGACGTATAGAATTGGCTTTTGAAGGTCATAATTTTTGGGATGAAAGAAGATGGATGAATCCTGATAATTTAGGTTTCGATATTAAAGGATTAAAATGGAAAAAGGAGGTTAGTGGAGTTTTAACGCATACAGAATATACTGTTGTTACTAGACCTTGGTTTGATAAGGAATATTATTTACCAATTCCTAATCAGGAAATACAAAAAGCACCAGCATTAATTCAAAATGATGGATATTAA
- a CDS encoding glycoside hydrolase family 127 protein yields MSTTSNLHKNAITNTSESPFVKLKSINFGDCKWNTGFWSEKVKTAEDKMLPYMGDLLCGDIGHGLNNFKIAAGLKEGEHKGFYWHDGDFFKFMEAKMYIYAQTKNESLLKELDEYIDVIGQAQEEDGYIHTHVQITEGVDRFENRKYHEMYNFGHLFIAASVHFRLTGQSNFLNIAVKMADLLHAYFMPDTKHYQRFGFNQTQIMGLVELYRTTRDKKYLKLAEKFINRRGTYEIKHDDTTIGYPIGDMVQERTPFRESEEAVGHAVLALYYYAGAADVYAETGEKALLTSLDKLWENVTGKKMYVTGAVGQAHYGASTSLDMIEEGFIDAYMMPNMTAYNETCANLCNAMFSHRMMGINGESRYADIIELVLYNSGLSGISIEGKDYFYSNPLRMVNNSRNYDSHDDVTESPVRQPYLECFCCPPNLVRTICKTSGWAYNLSDNGVSVVLFGGNNLETKMLDGAPLKLSQDTEYPWKGLVKITIDECKSEAFDIQVRIPKWAVGSTLKVNGEDAGVAVNPGNFANINRTWIAGDVIVLDMPMEPTFIEGHNRIEEVRNQLAVKRGPIVYTIETPDLPKDTAILDVYLKGDAPLTAVHKPDFLGGVTVIETELLLREGKTDEMYQTVTKPVFKPYKTQLVPYYAWSNRGQAEMTVFMPVVW; encoded by the coding sequence ATGAGTACTACTTCAAACCTTCATAAGAATGCAATTACAAACACATCAGAAAGTCCGTTTGTAAAGTTAAAGAGCATCAATTTTGGTGACTGTAAATGGAATACTGGCTTTTGGTCAGAAAAAGTAAAAACGGCAGAAGATAAGATGTTGCCTTATATGGGAGATCTTTTATGTGGAGATATTGGTCATGGTTTAAACAATTTTAAAATTGCAGCAGGTTTAAAAGAAGGAGAGCATAAAGGTTTTTACTGGCATGATGGAGATTTCTTTAAATTCATGGAAGCAAAAATGTACATCTATGCGCAAACTAAAAATGAATCTTTATTAAAGGAATTAGACGAGTATATAGATGTTATTGGGCAAGCTCAAGAAGAAGATGGGTATATTCATACACATGTTCAAATTACGGAAGGTGTAGATCGTTTTGAAAACAGAAAGTATCATGAAATGTACAATTTCGGACATTTATTTATTGCTGCTTCTGTGCATTTTAGATTAACTGGGCAAAGCAACTTTTTAAATATTGCTGTTAAAATGGCAGATTTATTACATGCTTATTTTATGCCAGATACCAAGCATTACCAACGTTTTGGATTCAATCAAACTCAAATTATGGGCTTGGTAGAATTGTATAGAACAACAAGAGATAAAAAGTATTTAAAATTAGCAGAGAAATTTATCAACCGAAGAGGAACGTACGAAATTAAACACGATGATACTACAATTGGTTACCCTATTGGAGACATGGTGCAAGAAAGAACTCCTTTCAGAGAATCTGAAGAAGCGGTTGGTCACGCCGTTTTAGCCTTGTATTATTATGCAGGTGCAGCAGATGTATATGCAGAAACTGGTGAAAAAGCATTATTAACTTCTTTAGATAAATTATGGGAAAACGTTACAGGCAAAAAAATGTATGTAACCGGAGCTGTTGGGCAAGCGCATTATGGAGCTTCTACTAGTTTAGACATGATTGAAGAAGGGTTTATAGATGCCTACATGATGCCAAATATGACGGCTTATAACGAAACTTGCGCAAATTTATGTAATGCAATGTTTAGTCATAGAATGATGGGGATTAATGGTGAATCTAGATATGCAGATATTATAGAATTGGTATTATATAACTCTGGTTTATCAGGAATTAGTATTGAAGGGAAAGATTATTTTTATTCGAATCCTTTAAGAATGGTAAACAATTCTAGAAATTATGATTCGCATGATGATGTAACAGAAAGTCCGGTAAGACAACCGTATTTAGAATGTTTCTGTTGTCCTCCAAACTTGGTAAGAACAATTTGTAAAACTTCTGGATGGGCGTATAACTTATCTGATAATGGTGTTTCTGTTGTTTTATTTGGTGGAAACAATTTAGAGACAAAAATGTTAGATGGTGCTCCTTTAAAATTATCTCAAGATACAGAATACCCTTGGAAAGGTTTGGTAAAAATAACTATTGATGAATGTAAAAGTGAAGCTTTTGATATTCAGGTTAGAATACCTAAATGGGCAGTTGGCAGTACTTTAAAAGTAAATGGAGAAGATGCAGGTGTTGCTGTAAATCCAGGGAATTTTGCAAACATCAATAGAACTTGGATAGCAGGAGATGTGATTGTTTTAGACATGCCAATGGAACCAACTTTTATTGAAGGTCATAATAGAATTGAAGAAGTAAGAAATCAATTAGCAGTAAAAAGAGGGCCGATTGTGTATACAATTGAAACTCCAGATTTACCAAAAGATACAGCTATTTTAGATGTGTATTTAAAAGGTGATGCTCCTTTAACAGCAGTTCATAAACCAGATTTTTTAGGTGGAGTTACGGTAATAGAAACAGAACTTTTACTAAGAGAAGGTAAAACGGATGAAATGTATCAAACAGTTACAAAACCCGTATTTAAGCCTTATAAAACGCAATTAGTGCCTTATTACGCTTGGAGTAATAGAGGGCAGGCAGAAATGACCGTGTTTATGCCTGTTGTTTGGTAA
- a CDS encoding family 16 glycosylhydrolase has translation MKYQKIYIIAFLLGTFTFLSVGCESPKKSAETTVVKQSVLPFSDQENKGNWVLNEEISDEFEGTEIDTTKWFVEGQNGDYYIWKGRAPSQYAPHNVVLENGNLILKTQWEPDYNFAKESYADGANKDTYGIHEGKPLPVTTAAIVSKKRFLNGYMEIKSKAPHAAMTAAFWAIGFEQELDMYEQLAVPKIAQEGSIDKHMNRTAIHDWSPPSTRPTKAFGYDENLPYVTSEGFHVYGVEWGEDYLNIYRDGKFIHGFTQDELGTDWVLNNPMEIWVDSEIFKWLGVPHKEELPATFEAEYVRVWQKESDNLLAKDRAFYGFEGPILFEENPKPLTMVPEDATANEYQKFWLFSEGSEKYLKITEGHYANGVEALQFFGYGKNDSLNVAKVVAKTPEGSLKLPAGDYNLSMKVWLDQGRITDSIHVTLMNPKMELTFSGLKKLERKQWVTVAKKVSRKEASAVNDGMIIEIRKEDLPATKAAKLYIDDIEIKKVN, from the coding sequence ATGAAATATCAAAAAATATATATAATCGCTTTTCTTTTAGGAACATTTACTTTTCTAAGTGTTGGATGTGAATCACCTAAGAAATCAGCAGAAACAACGGTTGTAAAACAAAGTGTTCTACCTTTTTCTGATCAAGAAAATAAAGGAAATTGGGTTTTAAATGAAGAAATAAGTGATGAGTTTGAAGGAACGGAAATAGATACTACAAAGTGGTTTGTAGAAGGACAAAATGGAGATTATTATATTTGGAAAGGACGAGCGCCTTCTCAATATGCACCACACAATGTTGTCTTAGAAAACGGAAATTTAATTTTAAAAACGCAATGGGAACCAGATTATAATTTCGCTAAAGAAAGTTATGCTGATGGAGCTAATAAAGATACATACGGAATTCATGAAGGGAAACCTTTACCGGTAACAACAGCGGCAATTGTTAGTAAAAAGAGATTTTTAAACGGATATATGGAAATAAAATCGAAAGCACCACACGCAGCAATGACAGCAGCATTTTGGGCAATTGGTTTTGAACAAGAACTAGATATGTACGAGCAATTGGCAGTACCAAAAATAGCTCAAGAAGGTTCTATCGATAAGCATATGAATAGAACTGCAATTCATGATTGGAGTCCACCTTCAACGAGACCAACAAAAGCTTTTGGTTATGATGAAAACTTACCTTACGTAACTTCGGAAGGATTTCATGTCTATGGAGTAGAATGGGGAGAAGATTATTTAAATATTTATAGAGATGGTAAATTTATTCATGGTTTTACACAAGATGAATTAGGTACAGATTGGGTCTTAAATAATCCGATGGAAATATGGGTAGATTCAGAGATTTTTAAATGGTTAGGAGTTCCTCATAAAGAAGAATTACCAGCAACTTTTGAAGCTGAATATGTGAGAGTTTGGCAAAAAGAATCAGATAATTTATTGGCAAAAGACAGAGCCTTTTATGGTTTTGAAGGTCCTATTTTATTTGAAGAAAATCCAAAACCTTTAACAATGGTTCCAGAAGATGCAACGGCAAATGAGTATCAAAAATTTTGGCTTTTTAGTGAAGGTTCAGAGAAATACTTAAAAATTACAGAAGGACATTATGCAAATGGAGTAGAAGCATTACAGTTTTTTGGATATGGTAAAAATGATTCATTGAACGTAGCAAAAGTAGTCGCTAAAACACCAGAAGGTTCTTTAAAACTTCCTGCAGGAGATTATAATTTATCAATGAAAGTTTGGTTAGATCAAGGAAGGATTACAGATTCTATTCATGTTACTTTAATGAATCCGAAAATGGAATTAACTTTTTCTGGTTTAAAAAAATTAGAAAGAAAACAATGGGTAACGGTAGCAAAGAAAGTTTCAAGAAAAGAAGCATCTGCAGTTAATGATGGAATGATCATAGAAATTAGAAAAGAAGATTTACCAGCAACAAAAGCGGCTAAATTATACATAGACGATATTGAGATTAAAAAAGTAAATTAA
- a CDS encoding MFS transporter, whose protein sequence is MSSYKKNAFTYSIIVAIGSFVFGLDAVLISGGFKFITQEFNLTASQVGLIGSAPGIGVLIALPLTAYSANKIGRKLTLQIIAIFYVVSAIGSALAPSFLALFWFRFLGGLAFSSVTLASMYIGEIAPVAQRGKLVSMLQINMGVGFTLAYLINYWILQQMGSDTQWVIDLNLAETGWRWMLGIEIIPAVIWLLLLAIIPKSPAWLIYKGRIDEAKKSLSKVYPENEVDGQIQQMVDSVDGTEGSRSTMGQLKEIFGSKMRIVLILAMTLAIVQQFTGMNAVMIYAPTMFEQLGLGTDAAFSSTIWIGVIGLISTLVSLTLIDKFGRRPLVIGGLVLIIISISTVSYGFKQATYTVTPEAIVKMNNISEIEKLNAIVGKEFNSDIEFKNSLSDILGVESARDNSGLIFKETAHMNSILILLSILTFIAAFNFSIGPIMWVLLSEIFPISNRGVAIPLFALISSTVSALVQFLFPLEMEMFGATTTFIIYAGIVLVGLIILYKYLLETKGLSLEEIQTKLQRK, encoded by the coding sequence ATGAGTTCATATAAAAAGAATGCATTTACATACTCCATTATTGTAGCAATAGGGAGTTTTGTTTTTGGTTTAGATGCTGTATTAATATCGGGCGGTTTTAAATTCATTACGCAAGAGTTTAATTTAACAGCTTCACAAGTTGGTCTTATCGGTTCTGCTCCAGGTATTGGAGTACTAATAGCATTGCCATTAACTGCTTATTCTGCAAACAAAATAGGAAGAAAACTTACATTACAGATTATTGCTATATTTTATGTAGTCTCTGCAATTGGTTCTGCTTTAGCACCATCATTCTTAGCACTTTTTTGGTTTCGATTCTTAGGAGGCTTGGCCTTTAGTTCGGTTACGTTAGCATCAATGTACATTGGTGAGATTGCTCCAGTTGCGCAAAGAGGTAAATTAGTTTCTATGTTACAAATAAATATGGGAGTTGGTTTTACGCTAGCGTATTTAATTAACTATTGGATTTTACAACAAATGGGGTCTGATACGCAATGGGTAATTGATCTTAACCTTGCAGAAACAGGATGGCGTTGGATGTTGGGTATTGAGATAATTCCTGCAGTTATATGGTTATTATTACTTGCAATAATTCCAAAAAGTCCTGCTTGGTTAATTTACAAAGGTAGAATAGACGAAGCTAAAAAATCACTATCTAAAGTATATCCTGAAAATGAAGTTGATGGACAAATTCAACAAATGGTTGATAGTGTTGATGGTACAGAAGGTAGTAGGTCAACGATGGGGCAATTAAAAGAGATTTTTGGAAGTAAGATGAGAATCGTTTTAATTTTAGCGATGACATTGGCAATTGTACAACAATTTACAGGTATGAATGCAGTTATGATCTATGCTCCAACCATGTTTGAGCAATTAGGTTTAGGTACAGATGCCGCATTTTCTAGTACTATTTGGATTGGTGTAATTGGTTTGATTTCTACTTTAGTGTCATTAACCTTAATTGATAAATTCGGTCGTAGACCTTTAGTTATTGGAGGTTTAGTATTGATTATTATAAGTATATCCACAGTTTCTTATGGGTTTAAACAAGCTACGTATACAGTAACTCCAGAGGCTATTGTTAAAATGAATAATATTTCGGAGATTGAAAAATTAAATGCGATTGTTGGAAAAGAATTTAATAGTGATATTGAATTCAAAAATTCTTTAAGTGATATTCTTGGAGTAGAATCTGCACGTGATAACTCGGGTTTAATATTTAAAGAAACAGCACACATGAATTCAATCTTAATACTATTAAGTATTTTAACTTTTATTGCCGCATTTAACTTCTCAATAGGACCAATTATGTGGGTGTTGCTTTCAGAAATTTTCCCAATTTCTAATCGAGGAGTGGCAATACCATTATTTGCATTAATTTCGAGTACCGTTAGTGCTTTGGTGCAGTTTTTATTCCCATTAGAAATGGAAATGTTTGGAGCTACCACAACTTTTATAATTTACGCAGGTATTGTACTTGTGGGCTTAATTATTTTATATAAATACCTTTTAGAAACCAAAGGACTTTCTTTAGAAGAAATTCAAACGAAGCTTCAAAGGAAATAA
- a CDS encoding sulfatase — protein MKKSILFICMAIALSSCAQKKPNIVFIFSDDAGYADFGFQGSKVMKTPNLDQLSKEGAKFTEGYVTDATCAPSRAGLMTGKYQQRFGYEEINVPGYMSKNSKYLADDMGLPVDQVTMADYLKKLGYTSAMYGKWHLGDADRFHPLKRGFDEFYGFRGGDRSYFAYKQVPKGHLDKRMERDFGNFEEPEGYATDVFADKAISFIERNKDKPFFVYLAFNAVHTPMEATPEDLAKFPNLNGKRQQVAAMTLALDRASGRVLEKLKELGLEDNTIIVFSNDNGGPTDKNASLNLPLSGTKSNHLEGGLRVPYLIKWPGKIKAGQVYDYPVSTLDLLPTFYAAGGGDVADLKDIDGVNLVPFVNGENKARPHEDLFWKKETRSVYRHNDWKLIRFPDRPAELYDISKDIAEQNDLATKNPERLRSMYKKLFQWELTLERPMWMLKRKFEKYDIDRMDRYRTPELVKKEMEHYQNK, from the coding sequence ATGAAAAAAAGTATTCTATTTATTTGTATGGCAATAGCATTGTCTAGTTGTGCGCAAAAAAAACCAAACATTGTTTTCATATTTTCTGATGATGCGGGGTATGCCGATTTTGGTTTTCAGGGAAGTAAAGTAATGAAAACGCCAAATTTAGATCAACTATCTAAAGAAGGAGCAAAATTTACAGAAGGTTATGTTACAGATGCAACGTGTGCACCTTCTAGAGCAGGGTTAATGACCGGTAAATATCAACAACGTTTTGGGTACGAAGAAATAAATGTACCTGGATACATGAGTAAAAACTCAAAGTATTTAGCAGATGATATGGGCTTGCCAGTAGATCAGGTAACCATGGCAGATTATTTAAAAAAATTAGGATATACAAGTGCTATGTATGGTAAATGGCATTTAGGTGATGCAGATCGTTTTCATCCTTTAAAAAGAGGTTTTGATGAGTTTTATGGTTTTAGAGGAGGAGATAGAAGTTATTTCGCTTATAAACAAGTTCCTAAAGGGCATTTAGACAAAAGAATGGAACGTGATTTTGGTAATTTCGAAGAACCAGAAGGATATGCTACAGATGTATTTGCAGACAAAGCAATCTCTTTTATCGAAAGAAATAAAGACAAACCTTTCTTTGTGTATTTAGCATTTAATGCGGTACATACGCCAATGGAAGCGACCCCAGAAGATTTAGCGAAATTTCCTAACTTAAACGGAAAACGTCAACAAGTAGCAGCAATGACTTTAGCTTTAGACCGTGCTTCTGGTAGAGTTTTAGAGAAGTTGAAAGAATTAGGTTTAGAGGATAACACAATTATTGTTTTTTCTAATGATAATGGAGGGCCAACAGATAAAAACGCTTCTTTAAATTTACCATTAAGTGGTACAAAATCGAATCACCTAGAAGGTGGTTTAAGAGTACCATATTTAATTAAATGGCCAGGTAAAATAAAAGCAGGTCAGGTGTACGATTACCCAGTAAGTACTTTAGATTTATTACCAACATTTTATGCTGCCGGTGGAGGAGATGTGGCAGATTTAAAAGATATAGATGGTGTTAATTTAGTTCCGTTTGTAAACGGAGAAAATAAAGCAAGACCTCACGAAGATTTATTTTGGAAAAAAGAAACACGTTCTGTATATAGACACAATGATTGGAAATTGATTCGTTTTCCGGATAGACCTGCAGAATTGTATGATATCTCTAAAGATATTGCAGAACAAAATGATTTGGCAACGAAAAATCCAGAACGATTGAGAAGTATGTATAAAAAATTGTTTCAATGGGAATTAACTTTAGAGCGCCCAATGTGGATGTTAAAAAGAAAGTTTGAAAAATATGACATTGATAGAATGGACCGTTATAGAACACCTGAATTAGTGAAAAAAGAAATGGAACATTATCAGAATAAATAA